The proteins below come from a single Alnus glutinosa chromosome 9, dhAlnGlut1.1, whole genome shotgun sequence genomic window:
- the LOC133877758 gene encoding BTB/POZ domain-containing protein At3g44820 produces the protein MAPAGKVSEFHREGNDWFCSAGLPSDITVVVESVNFHLHKFPLMSKCGKIAQIYEESQGMREKIFTTVLKEFPGGPDTFLMAVKFCYGVRVELTSRNVVMVYCAADYLEMTDEYGEGNLISKSESFLHKNVLRNWKDCILALQSSEPVMSRAENLQILSKCFNTVSMMVCTDPSLFGWPMMMYGSLQSPGGSILWNGINTGARMRSSESDWWFEDISYLSVGLFEGLIKTMKARGIRPENLAGATMYYARKYLPGLGRWHGGQSGKTRTVSSFSLTPAVVDQRVLLESIEKLLPEKKGKSFCRFLLGLLRVALILGVTQKCKDSLERRIGMQLELATLDGLLIPTYSDSDTLYDTDCVERIVHHFMPSESRITSFSSSSFDLQETSPSSGPLRKVAKLIDSYIAEVASDVNLKPGKIRSLAEALPESSRPFHDGLYRALDIYFKEHPWLSEKEKEELCNVIDYQRLSIDACAHASQNQRLPLRVVLQVLFFEQMQLRTALAGCLHVLDTESAPAAPLTIPGEMAGQIVQRDGWVTVVRENRVLKVDLEKMRSRVGELEEEFSKIKQEMKKVTKSHSSLSSPRLVAKKIGCKLIPRSSDAPPDTVESTGPTPRASLEKARSSGHSRHRKSFSLF, from the exons ATGGCTCCAGCAGGGAAGGTCTCTGAGTTTCATCGAGAAGGCAATGACTG GTTCTGCAGTGCTGGATTGCCGAGTGATATCACTGTTGTGGTCGAGAGCGTAAACTTCCATCTTCACAAG TTTCCTCTCATGTCAAAATGTGGAAAGATAGCTCAAATATATGAAGAATCCCAAGGTATGCGGGAGAAGATTTTCACAACAGTGCTGAAAGAATTCCCCGGCGGCCCTGACACTTTCTTGATGGCAGTTAAGTTCTGCTATGGTGTCCGTGTCGAATTGACATCAAGAAATGTGGTAATGGTGTACTGTGCAGCAGACTACCTTGAAATGACAGATGAGTATGGAGAAGGTAACTTAATCTCAAAGTCAGAAAGTTTCTTACATAAGAATGTACTTCGCAACTGGAAAGATTGTATTTTGGCACTTCAAAGTTCCGAGCCTGTCATGTCAAGGGCTGAAAATCTCCAGATATTGAGCAAATGTTTTAACACTGTATCTATGATGGTTTGTACGGATCCTAGTTTGTTTGGATGGCCCATGATGATGTATGGTAGTTTACAGAGCCCTGGTGGAAGCATCTTATGGAACGGAATAAACACCGGAGCACGAATGCGAAGCTCAGAATCTGATTGGTGGTTTGAGGACATCTCATATCTTAGTGTTGGTTTGTTTGAGGGGCTTATTAAGACAATGAAAGCAAGAGGTATAAGACCTGAAAACCTAGCTGGTGCTACAATGTACTATGCCAGAAAGTATCTACCAGGTCTTGGCCGATGGCATGGCGGACAAAGTGGCAAAACCAGAACAGTTTCTAGTTTTAGCTTGACACCTGCTGTTGTGGATCAAAGGGTTCTATTGGAAAgcattgagaagcttctgcCAGAAAAGAAGGGAAAGTCCTTTTGCCGTTTCTTACTGGGACTTCTTCGTGTTGCTCTGATATTGGGTGTTACTCAGAAATGCAAGGACTCTTTAGAGAGGAGAATAGGAATGCAACTAGAACTGGCAACTCTAGACGGTCTTCTGATTCCAACTTATTCAGATTCTGATACATTATATGATACAGACTGTGTTGAACGGATTGTTCATCATTTTATGCCTTCAGAGTCAAGGATaacatcattttcttcatcATCGTTCGACCTGCAGGAAACATCACCATCATCTGGACCATTAAGAAAAGTTGCGAAGTTGATAGACAGCTATATTGCAGAGGTTGCTTCTGATGTGAATTTGAAACCAGGAAAGATACGCTCGCTTGCGGAGGCTCTCCCAGAATCTTCAAGACCTTTTCATGATGGGCTATACAGAGCACTGGATATATATTTCAAG GAACACCCTTGGCTTTCggagaaagagaaggaagaacTCTGCAATGTCATTGACTACCAGAGACTATCCATTGATGCATGTGCCCATGCATCCCAAAATCAAAGGTTGCCACTTAGAGTTGTTCTCCAAGTCCTGTTCTTTGAGCAGATGCAGTTAAGAACAGCTCTAGCTGGCTGTCTCCATGTATTGGACACTGAAAGTGCCCCTGCAGCTCCTTTGACTATCCCAGGTGAAATGGCAGGCCAGATTGTACAGAGGGACGGGTGGGTGACGGTAGTGCGTGAGAATCGGGTTTTAAAGGTTGATTTGGAAAAGATGAGATCTAGAGTTGGGGAACTCGAGGAAGAATTTAGTAAAATAAAGCAAGAGATGAAAAAGGTGACGAAATCACATAGTTCTCTTAGTTCTCCTCgtttggttgccaagaaaaTTGGATGCAAGCTTATTCCACGATCCTCAGATGCTCCGCCAGATACTGTTGAAAGCACTGGACCTACTCCAAGAGCATCACTTGAGAAGGCACGTTCTTCCGGTCATTCCAGACACCGGAAAAGTTTCTCTTTGTTTTAA